Genomic window (Sediminispirochaeta smaragdinae DSM 11293):
GATCCCCGAAAAGATCGGGATTATTGGGAATTTGCGGTAGACGATTCTCAATGAAGTCTCCCAGCTCTTCGGCCTGCTTTACTGTGGGAAAGAGACACAGCACATGTGCCTCTTCGATGCTGTTTACCTCGATGCCGAAAATAGGGGTGATGTTGCTTTTTCGTGCCGCATGGTCGAAGGCTCGCAGGTTCCGTGCACAGTTGTGATCGGTCAGGGCAACCAAATCGAGACCCGCGGCCTCCGCCTCGGTAATAATCCTTGCAGGGCTCATTTCCAGGCTGCCGCAGGGGCTCAGGCAGGAATGAATATGAAGGTCGGCCCTGAATCTCATTGCTTTATTCCTCAGTTCTTTTTCAATAGACCTGCAATTTTCCAACTTGCGGTGAATTGGTTGTCGCTGGTCCGAAAAATGGCGATATCCTCGTTGATAGCCGCCTCTATCATCTCCTCCGGGGCTTTCCTCCCGTTGCAAAGCACGATTGCCCGAATCCCCGCAAGGCTTGCGACCGCCACGCTGTTTCGGTGTGCCTGGATGGTGATCAGCACGGAACTATCCGGAGCGTTGCCCATCACATCGCTGAGTAGGTCCGATGTATATCCATCGACAATCTCCGCTTCCATTCCTTCCGAACAGAGGCATTCGTAGCCAAGCACCTTCCCAATGTCAGCCGTTTTCATGTCGGACTCCCTCCTTTTCTTCTTCTTTATGAGGTAGCAGAATTTCCGCCCGAGCAACGGTACCGCGTTCTGCCCCATCAGTATGCGATACAAGGGTGAATTGGTCCGCAACCCTGCGACAATTGGGCAGACCCATACCTGCACCGAAGCCCAGGGACCTGATCCACTCATTTGCGGTAGTCCAACCTTCCTTGAGTGCTAACTCCACATCCTGAATTCCTGGACCGCCGTCTCTGCTTACAATAACGATCTTCTGCTCGTCGATTTCAATCGAAATGGTACCGCCGTCGGAATGGACCACCAGATTCATCTCCAATTCGTAAGCGGCAATGGATACCCTTCGGATGATTTTTACATCGGTTCCCCGTTGTTTCAACAACTTTTTGATTTCCGTAGAGGCATGTCCGGCATTCTCGAAATCATTTCTGATTACCCGAAACTCCATGGATGCTTTGCCCTGAAGCGCATCGGGAGAGGGGATGCTGATCCTTTCGATCCTCTCCATCTCTTTGTTTATTTCGACCAATAGCCTTGTAATGATATCCCTGCTGGTGATGATTCCCACCAGTTTGTTGGTTTTATCGAGAATGGGAAAGCGATGGTATGAGTACTTTTCGAAGTAACTGATGGCAAAGCTGACCGGCATATCTTCCTCAAGAAATATGAGCTTTCTCGACATATGCATCTCTGCGGCCTCGTCGATATACCCGCCTTCGAGAGCCCGTATAATGTCGTCCATACTGACGATACCGAACAATCTTCCGGACTCTGCAATCGGCATGCCTGTGATGCCTCGTCGTCTCATTGTCTGTTGTATTTCCCGGAGGGGAGTGTTTCGTCCTGCCGTCGTCACCTCTTTGCACATTACATCCTTGACCTTGAGACGATAGATCAATTCCAGAATAACGGTAGGAGAATCGTAGGTGTTGATCGGTATAGCCCGCATAGTAGAAAGTATAGCGAAATACGGGCATAGACGGTAGGGGGCTATATATCTGGGAAGCTTGATTTCTTTTGGATTTCTTCCTATCCTGTGAAAAAGTAAAGAAAGGAGTGAAATTATGCCCTTTGTCAGTGTAGAAACAAATCTCGCCATCGATACGGAAAAACGCAAACAATTCTGTAAAGCACTCAGTTCTGCTGCCGCACAGGCTGTGGGAAAACCTGAGCAGTACGTCATGGCATTGGTTCGCAGTGATGCGGCCCTGACTTTTGGGGGGAGCGAAGAGCCTGCGGCTTTTGTTGAACTGAAAAGCATTGCTCTTGCCGAGGCCGCGTTAAAAGAGATCTCCCGCCGGTTTTGCACCCTCATCGAGCAGGAACTTGGCGTTCCCTCCGCCCGCATCTACATTGAATTTACCAGTGCGTCGGGGGCATGGTGGGGCTGGAACGGTTCCACATTTTAGGCCATTAAGCCTTTCCTCTTTTACCTTTCTCCCTTTTTCCGTCTTTTCCTTCGGGGAGAAAGAGTTCATGCGGCTCCAATTGCAAGGCGTCACATAGCTTTTGCAATGTATTTGCCGAAGGAAATTTCTTTCCCGCCTCTATGTCTCCTACAAATCCGATCGAAATCCCCGCCTTTTCAGCCAATCCCATCTGCGTCAGATTTAATGTGTAACGGGCTTCCCGAAGGTTGGCAATTAGCCGCTCCTGAACTTTTGTCATTTGGCGCTCCACCATGGACGATTCATCATTTCCATCTTTCTTAAGAAATAGAACTAATTACCATTTTGGGAGGTTAGTGTGCAATTTTCAATACGCTGAAAGCGAGTGGTTCCCTATTCTCCCTCTTCATGGCTCCTGGTGCTTTTACACCAAGTTAACTTGACTGCTGGGTGGAATAATGGTACCGTACAGCGAGGTCGGTAGATGGACATAAAGCTGCGTCGTTATAATACTATTTATATTATCGATATCTCCGGGGATATGGACCTTTACAACGCGCATCGGTTGAAAGATGTCGTTGCCAAACTGATTGCAAAAGGTGTCTCGGAGCTTGTTATCAATCTCGAAAAGGTCGACTACCTTGACTCAAGCGGGGTAGGGGCGCTTATTCATGTATTCACGCAGGTCAAGCAGCGGGAGCTGCAGATGCGGATTACTCATGTCCACGGTTCTGTTGAAAAAGTTATCCGTCTGACCAAACTCATGGACTACTTCCCCATTGTCGACAGTGTAAAAGACGCTCTCTATGAATTGAGCGGAAAAGGGCAGCAGTGATGGAATCGAGAAAAGAGATAATCGTCGATGGTTCTCACAAGCTTTTTGATCGAAAGGGAACCTTTCATAAGGAGTTCCCGAGCGACTATCGGCAGGTTCGTTTTTTTTCCATGTTGATTGCTCAGAAGGCACCCCCTGAGATTCGGGAGATCAATCTCCTTGAGCAGCAGATAAGTGAGCTGATCAAGAATGCAGTTCGTCACGGAAATAAAAAAGATCCTTCAAAGCATGTTCGCGTCTGGGCATCGTTCAGCGAGCATCATGCTCATGTTATTGTCGAAGACGAGGGTGCCGGGTTTCAAAACCTTGAGTCTTGGAATGAGTTTAATCGTCGGCGAAACCAGTGTTTCCGTGAGCATAATTACGAAGAGTTAGAAAAGTATTTTTCCTATCGTACATCGGAAAGTGAAGACAACGACGGAGGAAATGCCTTGTTTGCCGCCCTCGAATATTGGGATGGTGGTGTTGTATTTAACGAAAAAAGAAACACAGTTGCTGTGTACAAGCATTTCGACAACACCAGACGGCCCGGTATCTCAAGGGAAGAGTAGACGGAGCCTCCAGTGGAGAGGATCGATACATCGTCAGTCATTGATCTCCCCGTGTCATTGATTCTTACCGATGACGGGCTCTTTTTTTTCAGTAAGCATCGCTCCGCTCCCCATCAGAGAGACAAAGGTGGAATGTGCCTCGAGTCCTTCCCCGCATCGACGCTTCAGCGGATGATACTTGCCGGGTATGTATCTTCGGTAGAGGTTTCGAGAAGCGATTTCACCTCAAAACGTCAGGAATTGATGGATGTCTCGAAGTTAATCATGTATGGTACCTTGTACCGCCATTTCCCCGATGCGCTCTGGAAATTGGTTGCTACCAGCGATCTCATCCTTCATTACAATCGATCACATCCGAAAACTCCCTTTACCCGGGAACATCTTGACCGGGGAGGGGCCATTGATGCTTCAGGACAAGGAACTGCGGCTCCTGCTTTGGCTCTGCTGGAAGAACTCTCTGTTTCTGCGGCAGATGAGGCACTGAAGGAGCGCTCCTCCTTTTCCGAACAGGAAAAAGAGATGGCGAGGACAATCGGCCGTAGGTATCTGTCACACATTACCGCGCCCTTCTGGCTGCTGCTGTCTGCTTCCCAGAGGGCCGTAGCCGATCCGATGCTCGATACCTTAAGAGATTTGGTGGCCTCCTATATCGGAAAGGCTTCCATTTCCGATTATTTAGCCCTCCTTCTCATGGAGCTTGGTGTCTATGCGGAGAAAAAGCTGGTAGGGCGGGCTACCAAGGAGCTTTTTCACGGGAATCTTGATGCCGATGCGGTCATGCGAAACGATGAGGCCAGAAGCAGGGTTCTTGCGGAAATGGAGCGCATGGGGTTCCGGGTGACGGTGGTCTGGAAGATTATGGGACGTACGGCTTCTATCGGCACCGACAATCGTCTGGAAGTAATCCTTTACGACCGGGGCAGCGATTCCGAAACCCTCAAGAATCAGATAGAGACCAAAAAGGGAATGGATACCAAAAATCACTCCCTTTTGGACTACTACGAGAAAATCGTCTCTTCAGCCAGCGGAGAGGAATTGGGACTTTTTTATCTTGGGTATATCGAAGAGGCGTGTCAAAAGCAGGATATTCGATTTGAGAGTCACGTTAGTAGAATCGAGAAAAACGATTTGACCATTGTCAGGTTAGCCTTCCACTTCAGGTGATTTCCGCTATCTTCATGATCAGAAAGGTTTGATCGTCGTGTTGGCTTGTACCTTGTGCGAAGCGATCGATATCTTCCTTTATCCGCTCGGCAATTTTCGAGGCGGAAAGCTGTGCCGATGAACGCACGACGGACTTAAGCGCTTCCAGACCATACTCCCGACTTTCCTTGCTTCTCGTTTCGGTCACACCGTCGGTATAGAAGATCAGGATATCTCCGGGAATGGTCTGGAACTGACGCTGCTTATAATGTTCGCCGACCTCTATACCTATGGGAAGTCCCGGAGTGTCCATCTCGATAAAGACTTCGGTCCCTTTTCTGTAGATCAGCAGAGGCAGATGAGCAGCGTTGGAAAAGTAGATTCGCTTTTCCATCTCGTCATATACAAACATGCCCATGGTGGCAAAATGATCGACACCAATTTTCCCGGTGATACCTCTGTTGAGAAATGTCAGAATCTGGGCGGGTTTTCTGTCTCCCGATGCGGTCAGCCTAAGGATCGTTCGAATCATAACCATGAGCATGGCCGCAGGCACACCTTTCCCGACCACATCGCAGATGACCACTGCCGTTTTCCCCTTTTCGATGGGAAAGATATCGTAGTAATCACCACTGACACCCTTTGCAGCCTTTGAATAGGTGGCTATGCTTGTCCCCTTTGGTTCCGAGATCCGTTTGGGAAGAAGATCCTTCTGTATCCTTGCCGCAATTTCAATCTCGCGCTGGATCTCTCTTCGCTCTATCAACTCGGTGTAATTGTAGATGTTGTCGATGGTGAGGGCCGCATAATCGGCGAAGGTTCTCATATGGGTGAAATCAAGGTCACTGAAATGACTTGTTTTTCCTCTTCTCGCCACGGCAATGGCCCCCAGAATTCTACCGGGAAGTGAAAGCGGTACGATGATAAGGCTTGATACATAGAGTGGATCGTCATCCTCAAGAAGCGGAAAGGTCGTTCCCTCAAGCGCTTGTGAACAGTTTCTGAAAAAACGGGGTTCGGCGGCGGCAATACATTCACCGATGATAGTTTCGCCGAGGCCGAAGGGTTTATTCCGTATATATTCATCCACTTCCTGTTTTTGCCTCGGAAGCCGCTCGGGAAAGGGATAGGGAGGGGGAAACATCCCGATAATATCGGAGACATAGATTGATTTACTTGCCTCATCAACCAGAAAGAGTGCCCCTGCATCTGCCTCGGTATTTTCGACGGCCGATTCGACAACCAAGGCAAGAACTGCCTCGGGATCCGGGTCCTGGGCCTGAAGACTGCCGATCCTAAACATAAAATCGAGTACCGAATCGAGCTTCTCCTTCAACTGATCCTTGAGAGCGTTGTAGTCTTTTGAAAGCTCTTCAAACTCGTCCCGCGAACGGATGGTGAGCTCGTTGGAAAAATCGCCCCGGGAGATAACGCTCATGGCCTCTCCGACCAGTTTAATTCGTTTTACCATCTGAGTGGAAAAACGGCTGGTAAGGATGAGCGTTATCAAAAGACTGCATGCGATGATGGCTATTGCTATCCGTGTTCCTGCCGTGATAATGGTGTTGGCCCGGAGATTTGTCTCCCCTATCAGCTTATCCATTCTTGCTTTGAAGGTTTCGGTATTATCCATGATCAGCAGCTGATAGTTTTTTAGGGTCTGATAGGCGCCGAGAAAGGGGTGAGGCTGTCCTTCCTGGCTGATGACGAGGAAGGTCTGAAAGAGGCCCCTGTCGCCGACAAGTCGGTCCATCCGCTGATCGATCATCCAATCCATATGATCGAGTGCCGGCTGATAGTACCAGGTCGAAAGTTGGTTCCACCAGCCTACCGTTTGCTGCAGCTCCGAGGTCTGCCGTTTGCTGAGGAATCGGGCTCCTCGTGCCGAGACAAAATCATTCAGCTCTTGCTCGAACTTATCGATGCCGAATTCGATTCTCGCTTTTTCCACGGTGATTCTGCTGTTCGTGGTCATGAGAGAATCCATGCGAACCGAAAGCTGCTCAAGGCTCGAGATCGATCGTTCGGAGAGCATTTCAAAATCCTTGAGCGCTATGATGGTGCTGGTAAAAAAAATCACCACCGAGAGGGCGATAAGCACACCCAACACTAAAAGGGCCTCGATGATGGACAGCTTCGTACGAATCTTCATGTCGCCGATCATACCATGAGGGAGGCAAATCGTCAAAACTCTTCGGAATTCAAGATGGAATTCAACGCCGCTTGTAATTTTTCCAAAGAAAGGTACACTGGATAAAGCATGAAAATACTGCATACTTCAGATTGGCACCTCGGTAAGCGCCTGGGCCGTTTCAGCCGCATGGAAGAGCAGGCCGATATTCTGGATGAGATCTGTTCCATTGTTGATGAGCAAAATCCCGACCTTATTATGCTCTCAGGGGATCTTTTCGATGGTTTCAACCCTTCGGCCGAGGCAATTGAGCTGCTTTACCGGACGCTCCACCGCATGTCCGGCGGCGGAAAAAGAGTGATCATCGCCATTGCCGGTAATCATGATTCGCCGGATCGAATCGAATCGCCCGATCCCCTTGCAAGGATCAGCGGCATTTTTTTCCTCGGTTATCCCGAGACTCAAATCAAAACGTGCCATCTGGAGAGCGGCTGGGTGGTGGAGAGCCCCGAAGCGGGGCTGCTTCGCCTTCGAAAAGAGGGGAGGGCGGAGCTGCGAATCATCGCCACCCCCTATGCCGGGGAGGTTCGACTTCGCAAGGCCATCGATCCGACACGGGGAGAGGAACAGGTCAGGGCCATTCTCCGTGATCACTGGAAGAATCTTGCCGACCGTTTTTTCGATGATGGGGGCATTAATCTGATGGCGGCACATCTTTTTTCCGCCGAAGCCGAGAGCCTGCCCTTCGACGAGCTTGAGGAAGATGGAGAACGTCCCATTCTCCATCCCGGAGGCCTTGAGCTGATTCCCTTTTCCGCCTTCCCCGCAGAGGCCCAATATATTGCCCTAGGGCATCTTCACCGACCGATGCTTACGCAGTATGGCAAGAGCACCATCTGCTACAGCGGCAGCCCCTTGGCCTATTCCCTTTCCGAAAGTGGTCAGCAGAAGCAGGTTGTTCTTGTCGATCTCGAGCCTGGGAAGAGGGCAAAATGCGAAGTGGTGCCCCTTTCTCGCGGTAGAGCCCTGTGCCGGGGGCGTTTCAAGACGCTTGAAAGGGCCCTTGCCTGGCTTGGCGAACACCAGGAGGCTTACGTAGAAGTGACGATGGAGGTTGATCACTATCTCGAGACAGGAGTGCGGGATGCCATCCATGATGCCCATCCTCGGGTCCTTGCGGTTGTTCCCGAACTGCTGGAGGGCCCGGACCTTTCAGTTTCCAGACGGGAAGAAATAGATATCGATGCCCCTTTGGAACGACTTTTCACCGAATACTTTCGCGGCCGAAACAACGGTGCCGATCCGGAACCCTATCTGCTGGAGCTGCTCGCCGAGGCCGTTTCCGCAGGAAACGAGGAGCCAGGAGTATGATACCGCTGCAGTTGACGTTGAAAGGCTTTTATTCCTATCTCGAGGAGACGGTGATCGATTTCAGGCCCCTGACCGCCGCAGGTCTCTTCGGTATTTTCGGGCAGGTCGGCAGCGGCAAGAGTTCCATTGTCGACGCAATCGGCTTTGCCCTCTACGACCAGAGCGAGCGCCTTAATCGTCAGGAGAAGCGCCACTACATGCACCTCTCCGCTCGCGAGATGATCGTTGATTTTACCTTCCTTCACGGGGATGGAGAGTACCGTTTTCTCGTCTCCGGAAAGCGTTCCGGTAAGGGGGACAAGGCCCCGAACTACAACCGCTCCGCCTATCGGAGGGAGGGAGAGGCATGGATTCCCTTTGCCGATGATCGGGATCGGGGGGCAGGGAATGCTGCGGAGCTGCTGGGCCTCAGCTATGAAAATTTTCGGCGTGCGGTGGTTATCCCCCAAGGCTCCTTTCAGGAGTTTCTCCGGCTTTCGGGCAAGGACCGGACGGAGATGCTTCAGGAGCTTTTTCAGTTGGATCGTTTCGACCTCTACCGGCCCGTGACGAACCTGCTTTCTGATACTCGTCGCGATTGTGAACGCATCGAAGAGCGTAAGCGGCTGATCGTCGAGGAGGAGGGCGAGAGTTCCTCTGAACTCGAAGGGCATGTATCTTTGCTCACACAAGAGCTTGATCGGTTGACGGGGGAACTCAAAGATCTGCGTGCCTTCACCTCCCGCCAGGAGCAGGCTCGTCAACGGGCCGAGCGGCTTACACAGCTGAAAGAACGCCTTGCCGATCTCGAACTCGCCGAACCCGAGTGGAAAAAGCGACGCCTTGGCCTAGAACGCTTTGATGCGATCACCCGGGAAGTCCTGCCCCGAAGGACGGAGATGCTTGAGATTCGCAAGCGGATGGAAACCCTTGATGCCCGTCGTCTGGAAAATGAGGCTGCTCTTCGTAAGAGCAGGGAGGAACGGCTCGGCTGCGAAGAACGCTACCGGGAGCTTGAAGCTGCAATGGAGAATCGCAGGAAAAATGCTGATGAGGCCGAAGCCCTGGAGCGGATTCTGACATTCAGGCGGTCGGGTGAGAAGCTTCGGAAGGCCGAAAAGGCGTTTGGAGACTTGCAAGAACGGGAACGTCTTCTTATCGGACGTAGGCAGGAGCTTCTCACGCGGCGGGGAGAGGTTCAAAAGGAACTGCAGGACATCGAA
Coding sequences:
- a CDS encoding CBS domain-containing protein, with product MRAIPINTYDSPTVILELIYRLKVKDVMCKEVTTAGRNTPLREIQQTMRRRGITGMPIAESGRLFGIVSMDDIIRALEGGYIDEAAEMHMSRKLIFLEEDMPVSFAISYFEKYSYHRFPILDKTNKLVGIITSRDIITRLLVEINKEMERIERISIPSPDALQGKASMEFRVIRNDFENAGHASTEIKKLLKQRGTDVKIIRRVSIAAYELEMNLVVHSDGGTISIEIDEQKIVIVSRDGGPGIQDVELALKEGWTTANEWIRSLGFGAGMGLPNCRRVADQFTLVSHTDGAERGTVARAEILLPHKEEEKEGVRHENG
- a CDS encoding metallophosphoesterase family protein; this encodes MKILHTSDWHLGKRLGRFSRMEEQADILDEICSIVDEQNPDLIMLSGDLFDGFNPSAEAIELLYRTLHRMSGGGKRVIIAIAGNHDSPDRIESPDPLARISGIFFLGYPETQIKTCHLESGWVVESPEAGLLRLRKEGRAELRIIATPYAGEVRLRKAIDPTRGEEQVRAILRDHWKNLADRFFDDGGINLMAAHLFSAEAESLPFDELEEDGERPILHPGGLELIPFSAFPAEAQYIALGHLHRPMLTQYGKSTICYSGSPLAYSLSESGQQKQVVLVDLEPGKRAKCEVVPLSRGRALCRGRFKTLERALAWLGEHQEAYVEVTMEVDHYLETGVRDAIHDAHPRVLAVVPELLEGPDLSVSRREEIDIDAPLERLFTEYFRGRNNGADPEPYLLELLAEAVSAGNEEPGV
- a CDS encoding helix-turn-helix domain-containing protein; protein product: MTKVQERLIANLREARYTLNLTQMGLAEKAGISIGFVGDIEAGKKFPSANTLQKLCDALQLEPHELFLPEGKDGKREKGKRGKA
- a CDS encoding phenylpyruvate tautomerase MIF-related protein, giving the protein MPFVSVETNLAIDTEKRKQFCKALSSAAAQAVGKPEQYVMALVRSDAALTFGGSEEPAAFVELKSIALAEAALKEISRRFCTLIEQELGVPSARIYIEFTSASGAWWGWNGSTF
- a CDS encoding GAF domain-containing SpoIIE family protein phosphatase — protein: MKIRTKLSIIEALLVLGVLIALSVVIFFTSTIIALKDFEMLSERSISSLEQLSVRMDSLMTTNSRITVEKARIEFGIDKFEQELNDFVSARGARFLSKRQTSELQQTVGWWNQLSTWYYQPALDHMDWMIDQRMDRLVGDRGLFQTFLVISQEGQPHPFLGAYQTLKNYQLLIMDNTETFKARMDKLIGETNLRANTIITAGTRIAIAIIACSLLITLILTSRFSTQMVKRIKLVGEAMSVISRGDFSNELTIRSRDEFEELSKDYNALKDQLKEKLDSVLDFMFRIGSLQAQDPDPEAVLALVVESAVENTEADAGALFLVDEASKSIYVSDIIGMFPPPYPFPERLPRQKQEVDEYIRNKPFGLGETIIGECIAAAEPRFFRNCSQALEGTTFPLLEDDDPLYVSSLIIVPLSLPGRILGAIAVARRGKTSHFSDLDFTHMRTFADYAALTIDNIYNYTELIERREIQREIEIAARIQKDLLPKRISEPKGTSIATYSKAAKGVSGDYYDIFPIEKGKTAVVICDVVGKGVPAAMLMVMIRTILRLTASGDRKPAQILTFLNRGITGKIGVDHFATMGMFVYDEMEKRIYFSNAAHLPLLIYRKGTEVFIEMDTPGLPIGIEVGEHYKQRQFQTIPGDILIFYTDGVTETRSKESREYGLEALKSVVRSSAQLSASKIAERIKEDIDRFAQGTSQHDDQTFLIMKIAEIT
- a CDS encoding ATP-binding protein; translation: MESRKEIIVDGSHKLFDRKGTFHKEFPSDYRQVRFFSMLIAQKAPPEIREINLLEQQISELIKNAVRHGNKKDPSKHVRVWASFSEHHAHVIVEDEGAGFQNLESWNEFNRRRNQCFREHNYEELEKYFSYRTSESEDNDGGNALFAALEYWDGGVVFNEKRNTVAVYKHFDNTRRPGISREE
- a CDS encoding STAS domain-containing protein yields the protein MDIKLRRYNTIYIIDISGDMDLYNAHRLKDVVAKLIAKGVSELVINLEKVDYLDSSGVGALIHVFTQVKQRELQMRITHVHGSVEKVIRLTKLMDYFPIVDSVKDALYELSGKGQQ